The stretch of DNA GGGTGACCACCTGCCGTTCCTCCTCCGGGAGCTGTGCGGCGCCGGGTACGAGCGCGAGCCGATGCTGGCCCCGAGCGAGGAGCTGTTCCGCGCCATCAAGGCGCGGAGGATCGGCTGGCCGGAGTACGAGACGGCCTTCCTCCAGCTCATGGCCCAGCGGCGCGTCGAGGATCGCATCAGCCGGGCCGGGTTCCGGGTGCCGACGGTCTTGCTGTGCAGTGAGCCGGCGGCCGATCGGTGCCATCGCCGCCTCGTGCTGGAATATCTGAACGAGAAGTGGAGCCAGGCGCTCGAGGTGGTTCACCTCTAGGACATGGGAGGGGGCCTCGACGGCCCCCTCCCAGGCCCACCCCCAGGAGAAGGTGGCGCGGGCGAAGCCCGCGCTCGGAGCGGAACATCAACCGTGGGCGGTCCGCCGGGTCGGATTACTCCGACACACCCTACCCGCGGCTAGCGCGGCGCGATGACTCGGACGGGCTCCTCGCCGTCAGATGACGGTCTTGAGGTAGGTCCGGAAGGGCTCGGCGAGGTCGGGCCGGGCCAGGGCCATCTCCACCGTGGCCTTCAGGAACCCGAGCTTGTCCCCGGTGTCGAAGCGCCGCCCGGCGAAGCGGACGGCGTAGAGCGGACGTCGCTCCCGCAGGCGACGCAGCGCGTCGGTGAGCTGGATCTCGCCGCGGTGGTCGGGCGGGGTCTCGGCCAGGATCGGG from Candidatus Methylomirabilota bacterium encodes:
- a CDS encoding UTP--glucose-1-phosphate uridylyltransferase, which codes for PILAETPPDHRGEIQLTDALRRLRERRPLYAVRFAGRRFDTGDKLGFLKATVEMALARPDLAEPFRTYLKTVI
- a CDS encoding DUF488 domain-containing protein yields the protein MTVYSIGFTRKTAEQFFGALRGVGIKRLLDVRLHTASTLAGFTRGDHLPFLLRELCGAGYEREPMLAPSEELFRAIKARRIGWPEYETAFLQLMAQRRVEDRISRAGFRVPTVLLCSEPAADRCHRRLVLEYLNEKWSQALEVVHL